In Portunus trituberculatus isolate SZX2019 chromosome 28, ASM1759143v1, whole genome shotgun sequence, one genomic interval encodes:
- the LOC123510203 gene encoding heparan sulfate glucosamine 3-O-sulfotransferase 5-like isoform X4, with amino-acid sequence MCHGCGSGIEVPHSVSMKRNRQAPSAASETTGLDSVTTEAYRKRLRIRGTQRRLPQALIIGVRKCGTRALLEMLNLHPHIQKNGMEMHFFDEDDRYANGLEWYRKKMPYSFDNQVTIEKTPSYFISREAPARIRAMNATIKLLLIVREPATRVVSDYTQIMETKLRKGKQVAPFHKRILTVDGEINDGFKAIQISQYAVHVLRWLREFPREQIHIINGDNLIRDPYAEINKVQQFLRLPPYITPDNFYFNETKGFYCMRNETFQKCLADAKGRPHPYVDPAVMSQLRKFFVPFNEQFYEMVGHDFGWPTS; translated from the exons ATGTGTCATGGGTGTGGCTCTGGGATAGAGGTTCCTCACTCCGTCTCCATGAAAAGGAATCGCCAAG CTCCCTCAGCAGCCTCTGAGACAACTGGGCTTGATTCCGTCACAACAGAAGCTTACCGCAAGCGACTGCGCATCAGGGGCACTCAGAGGCGGCTGCCCCAGGCGCTCATCATTGGCGTGCGGAAGTGTGGCACTCGAGCTCTGTTGGAAATGCTGAATCTCCACCCTCATATACAGAAAAATGGAATGGAGATGCATTTCTTTGACGAGGATGACCGTTATGCAAATGGCCTGGAGTGGTACAGGAAAAAGATGCCATATTCATTTGACAACCAG GTCACCATAGAGAAGACTCCCTCCTACTTCATCTCTCGGGAAGCTCCAGCCAGAATACGGGCCATGAACGCCACCATCAAGCTGCTGCTCATAGTGAGAGAGCCAGCCACCCGGGTGGTGTCCGACTATACCCAGATCATGGAGACCAAGCTGAGGAAAGGCAAGCAGGTGGCACCATTCCACAAGAGAATCCTCACAGTGGATGGAGAAATTAATGATGG GTTTAAAGCAATACAAATCAGCCAGTATGCAGTCCATGTCCTGCGCTGGTTGAGGGAGTTTCCCCGTGAACAAATACACATCATAAACGGTGATAACTTAATAAGAGATCCTTATGCGGAGATTAATAAG GTGCAGCAGTTCTTAAGGCTTCCCCCATACATAACACCAGACAACTTCTACTTCAATGAGACCAAAGGCTTCTATTGTATGCGTAACGAAACATTCCAGAAATGTTTAGCGGATGCCAAGGGTCGTCCCCATCCCTATGTGGACCCCGCAGTCATGTCTCAGCTGCGTAAGTTTTTTGTTCCCTTCAATGAACAGTTTTATGAAATGGTTGGTCATGACTTTGGGTGGCCCACTTCCTAA
- the LOC123510203 gene encoding heparan sulfate glucosamine 3-O-sulfotransferase 5-like isoform X1, with translation MLVSSEESYILWREDLGKPQMGGRGENSSPWSALRRVAPLMILASFIVCLVLYYVSPMGAAAVYAPSAASETTGLDSVTTEAYRKRLRIRGTQRRLPQALIIGVRKCGTRALLEMLNLHPHIQKNGMEMHFFDEDDRYANGLEWYRKKMPYSFDNQVTIEKTPSYFISREAPARIRAMNATIKLLLIVREPATRVVSDYTQIMETKLRKGKQVAPFHKRILTVDGEINDGFKAIQISQYAVHVLRWLREFPREQIHIINGDNLIRDPYAEINKVQQFLRLPPYITPDNFYFNETKGFYCMRNETFQKCLADAKGRPHPYVDPAVMSQLRKFFVPFNEQFYEMVGHDFGWPTS, from the exons ATGCTTGTGAGCAGTGAGGAGAGTTACATCCTATGGCGTGAAGACTTAGGGAAGCCGCAGATGGGGGGCCGTGGCGAGAACTCTTCACCCTGGAGCGCACTGCGTCGGGTGGCCCCCCTCATGATTCTGGCATCCTTTATTGTCTGCCTTGTCCTCTACTATGTCTCTCCCATGGGAGCTGCAGCCGTGTATG CTCCCTCAGCAGCCTCTGAGACAACTGGGCTTGATTCCGTCACAACAGAAGCTTACCGCAAGCGACTGCGCATCAGGGGCACTCAGAGGCGGCTGCCCCAGGCGCTCATCATTGGCGTGCGGAAGTGTGGCACTCGAGCTCTGTTGGAAATGCTGAATCTCCACCCTCATATACAGAAAAATGGAATGGAGATGCATTTCTTTGACGAGGATGACCGTTATGCAAATGGCCTGGAGTGGTACAGGAAAAAGATGCCATATTCATTTGACAACCAG GTCACCATAGAGAAGACTCCCTCCTACTTCATCTCTCGGGAAGCTCCAGCCAGAATACGGGCCATGAACGCCACCATCAAGCTGCTGCTCATAGTGAGAGAGCCAGCCACCCGGGTGGTGTCCGACTATACCCAGATCATGGAGACCAAGCTGAGGAAAGGCAAGCAGGTGGCACCATTCCACAAGAGAATCCTCACAGTGGATGGAGAAATTAATGATGG GTTTAAAGCAATACAAATCAGCCAGTATGCAGTCCATGTCCTGCGCTGGTTGAGGGAGTTTCCCCGTGAACAAATACACATCATAAACGGTGATAACTTAATAAGAGATCCTTATGCGGAGATTAATAAG GTGCAGCAGTTCTTAAGGCTTCCCCCATACATAACACCAGACAACTTCTACTTCAATGAGACCAAAGGCTTCTATTGTATGCGTAACGAAACATTCCAGAAATGTTTAGCGGATGCCAAGGGTCGTCCCCATCCCTATGTGGACCCCGCAGTCATGTCTCAGCTGCGTAAGTTTTTTGTTCCCTTCAATGAACAGTTTTATGAAATGGTTGGTCATGACTTTGGGTGGCCCACTTCCTAA
- the LOC123510203 gene encoding heparan sulfate glucosamine 3-O-sulfotransferase 5-like isoform X3, which translates to MLVSSEESYILWREDLGKPQMGGRGENSSPWSALRRVAPLMILASFIVCLVLYYVSPMGAAAVYEAYRKRLRIRGTQRRLPQALIIGVRKCGTRALLEMLNLHPHIQKNGMEMHFFDEDDRYANGLEWYRKKMPYSFDNQVTIEKTPSYFISREAPARIRAMNATIKLLLIVREPATRVVSDYTQIMETKLRKGKQVAPFHKRILTVDGEINDGFKAIQISQYAVHVLRWLREFPREQIHIINGDNLIRDPYAEINKVQQFLRLPPYITPDNFYFNETKGFYCMRNETFQKCLADAKGRPHPYVDPAVMSQLRKFFVPFNEQFYEMVGHDFGWPTS; encoded by the exons ATGCTTGTGAGCAGTGAGGAGAGTTACATCCTATGGCGTGAAGACTTAGGGAAGCCGCAGATGGGGGGCCGTGGCGAGAACTCTTCACCCTGGAGCGCACTGCGTCGGGTGGCCCCCCTCATGATTCTGGCATCCTTTATTGTCTGCCTTGTCCTCTACTATGTCTCTCCCATGGGAGCTGCAGCCGTGTATG AAGCTTACCGCAAGCGACTGCGCATCAGGGGCACTCAGAGGCGGCTGCCCCAGGCGCTCATCATTGGCGTGCGGAAGTGTGGCACTCGAGCTCTGTTGGAAATGCTGAATCTCCACCCTCATATACAGAAAAATGGAATGGAGATGCATTTCTTTGACGAGGATGACCGTTATGCAAATGGCCTGGAGTGGTACAGGAAAAAGATGCCATATTCATTTGACAACCAG GTCACCATAGAGAAGACTCCCTCCTACTTCATCTCTCGGGAAGCTCCAGCCAGAATACGGGCCATGAACGCCACCATCAAGCTGCTGCTCATAGTGAGAGAGCCAGCCACCCGGGTGGTGTCCGACTATACCCAGATCATGGAGACCAAGCTGAGGAAAGGCAAGCAGGTGGCACCATTCCACAAGAGAATCCTCACAGTGGATGGAGAAATTAATGATGG GTTTAAAGCAATACAAATCAGCCAGTATGCAGTCCATGTCCTGCGCTGGTTGAGGGAGTTTCCCCGTGAACAAATACACATCATAAACGGTGATAACTTAATAAGAGATCCTTATGCGGAGATTAATAAG GTGCAGCAGTTCTTAAGGCTTCCCCCATACATAACACCAGACAACTTCTACTTCAATGAGACCAAAGGCTTCTATTGTATGCGTAACGAAACATTCCAGAAATGTTTAGCGGATGCCAAGGGTCGTCCCCATCCCTATGTGGACCCCGCAGTCATGTCTCAGCTGCGTAAGTTTTTTGTTCCCTTCAATGAACAGTTTTATGAAATGGTTGGTCATGACTTTGGGTGGCCCACTTCCTAA
- the LOC123510203 gene encoding heparan sulfate glucosamine 3-O-sulfotransferase 5-like isoform X2 produces the protein MLVSSEESYILWREDLGKPQMGGRGENSSPWSALRRVAPLMILASFIVCLVLYYVSPMGAAAVYASETTGLDSVTTEAYRKRLRIRGTQRRLPQALIIGVRKCGTRALLEMLNLHPHIQKNGMEMHFFDEDDRYANGLEWYRKKMPYSFDNQVTIEKTPSYFISREAPARIRAMNATIKLLLIVREPATRVVSDYTQIMETKLRKGKQVAPFHKRILTVDGEINDGFKAIQISQYAVHVLRWLREFPREQIHIINGDNLIRDPYAEINKVQQFLRLPPYITPDNFYFNETKGFYCMRNETFQKCLADAKGRPHPYVDPAVMSQLRKFFVPFNEQFYEMVGHDFGWPTS, from the exons ATGCTTGTGAGCAGTGAGGAGAGTTACATCCTATGGCGTGAAGACTTAGGGAAGCCGCAGATGGGGGGCCGTGGCGAGAACTCTTCACCCTGGAGCGCACTGCGTCGGGTGGCCCCCCTCATGATTCTGGCATCCTTTATTGTCTGCCTTGTCCTCTACTATGTCTCTCCCATGGGAGCTGCAGCCGTGTATG CCTCTGAGACAACTGGGCTTGATTCCGTCACAACAGAAGCTTACCGCAAGCGACTGCGCATCAGGGGCACTCAGAGGCGGCTGCCCCAGGCGCTCATCATTGGCGTGCGGAAGTGTGGCACTCGAGCTCTGTTGGAAATGCTGAATCTCCACCCTCATATACAGAAAAATGGAATGGAGATGCATTTCTTTGACGAGGATGACCGTTATGCAAATGGCCTGGAGTGGTACAGGAAAAAGATGCCATATTCATTTGACAACCAG GTCACCATAGAGAAGACTCCCTCCTACTTCATCTCTCGGGAAGCTCCAGCCAGAATACGGGCCATGAACGCCACCATCAAGCTGCTGCTCATAGTGAGAGAGCCAGCCACCCGGGTGGTGTCCGACTATACCCAGATCATGGAGACCAAGCTGAGGAAAGGCAAGCAGGTGGCACCATTCCACAAGAGAATCCTCACAGTGGATGGAGAAATTAATGATGG GTTTAAAGCAATACAAATCAGCCAGTATGCAGTCCATGTCCTGCGCTGGTTGAGGGAGTTTCCCCGTGAACAAATACACATCATAAACGGTGATAACTTAATAAGAGATCCTTATGCGGAGATTAATAAG GTGCAGCAGTTCTTAAGGCTTCCCCCATACATAACACCAGACAACTTCTACTTCAATGAGACCAAAGGCTTCTATTGTATGCGTAACGAAACATTCCAGAAATGTTTAGCGGATGCCAAGGGTCGTCCCCATCCCTATGTGGACCCCGCAGTCATGTCTCAGCTGCGTAAGTTTTTTGTTCCCTTCAATGAACAGTTTTATGAAATGGTTGGTCATGACTTTGGGTGGCCCACTTCCTAA